From one Ursus arctos isolate Adak ecotype North America unplaced genomic scaffold, UrsArc2.0 scaffold_26, whole genome shotgun sequence genomic stretch:
- the APOBEC1 gene encoding C->U-editing enzyme APOBEC-1 yields MASDKGPSGGDATSRRRIEPWEFEVFFDPRQLRKEACLLYEIQWGTSRKIWRNSGKNTANHVEINFIEKFTLERQYCPSIPCSITWFLSWSPCWECSKAIRAFLSQHPSVTLVIYVARLFWHMGPQNRQGLRDLINSGVTIQIMSVPEYDHCWRNFVNYPPGKEDHWPGYPVLWMKLYALELHCIILSLPPCLKISRRSQNQLTLFRLTLQNCHYQTISPHVLLATGLIQLPVTWR; encoded by the exons ATGGCTTCTGACAAAG GTCCTTCGGGTGGAGATGCCACCTCGAG GAGGAGAATCGAACCCTGGGAATTTGAAGTCTTCTTTGACCCCAGACAACTCCGTAAAGAGGCCTGCCTGCTCTATGAAATCCAGTGGGGCACAAGCCGTAAGATCTGGCGAAACTCAGGCAAAAACACCGCCAACCATGTGGAAatcaattttatagaaaaatttacTTTGGAAAGACAGTATTGCCCGTCCATCCCCTGCTCCATCACCTGGTTCCTGTCGTGGAGTCCCTGTTGGGAATGCTCCAAGGCCATTAGAGCATTTTTGAGTCAACACCCTAGTGTGACTCTGGTTATTTACGTAGCACGGCTTTTCTGGCACATGGGTCCACAAAACCGGCAAGGACTGCGAGACCTCATTAACAGTGGCGTGACTATCCAGATCATGAGCGTCCCAG AGTATGATCATTGCTGGAGGAATTTTGTCAACTACCCACCTGGGAAAGAAGATCACTGGCCAGGATACCCTGTGCTATGGATGAAGCTATATGCGCTGGAACTCCACTGCATAATTCTA agtCTCCCTCCGTGTTTAAAGATTTCAAGAAGAAGTCAGAATCAGCTTACATTGTTCAGACTTACTCTTCAAAACTGCCATTACCAAACTATTTCACCCCATGTCCTTTTAGCTACAGGGTTGATACAACTTCCTGTGACTTGGAGATGA
- the GDF3 gene encoding growth/differentiation factor 3 has product MTPSPTVLALRLLLTVALGQTLQFQEHVFLQFLGLDKVPSPQKFQPVPSILKKIVQDQEAAATNGDSRDLCYVKDLGTRGNILRLLLDQGLFLDSEKLPQASSCLQKLLHFNLSAIQDKEQLTMAQLGLDLGPNTYYKLGPELELALSLVQEPHVWGQSIPRPGKMLVLQSVPWPQGVVHFNLLDVAKDWSNNPRKNLGLLLEILVKGNSKSGVNFQLQDTCAGLRQSLHASLLVVTLNPEQCHPSSRRRREAIAAPEASCKSLCHRHQLFVNFRDLGWHKWIIAPKGFMANYCHGDCPFSLTTSLNSSNYAFMQALMHAVDPEIPQAVCIPTKLSPISMLYQDNDDNVILRHYEDMVVDECGCG; this is encoded by the exons ATGACTCCTTCCCCGACCGTCTTGGCTCTCCGCCTCCTGCTAACCGTGGCTTTGGGCCAGACATTGCAATTTCAAGAACATGTCTTTCTCCAGTTTCTGGGCTTAGACAAAGTGCCTTCACCCCAGAAGTTCCAACCTGTGCCTTCCATCTTGAAGAAAATTGTCCAGGATCAAGAGGCAGCCGCAACCAATGGGGACTCCCGAGATTTATGCTACGTAAAGGATCTCGGTACCCGTGGGAACATACTCCGACTTCTCCTGGATCAAG GTCTCTTTCTTGACTCCGAGAAGCTTCCTCAAGCCTCCTCCTGCCTGCAGAAGCTGCTTCACTTTAACCTGTCTGCCATTCAAGATAAGGAGCAGTTGACAATGGCCCAGCTGGGCCTGGATTTGGGGCCCAACACTTACTATAAGCTGGGACCGGAACTGGAGTTGGCTCTGTCCCTGGTTCAGGAGCCTCACGTGTGGGGCCAGTCCATCCCCAGACCAGGTAAAATGCTTGTGTTACAGTCAGTACCATGGCCTCAAGGTGTTGTGCACTTCAACCTGCTGGACGTGGCTAAGGATTGGAGTAACAACCCCCGGAAGAACTTAGGCTTGTTGCTAGAGATACTGGTCAAAGGAAACAGCAAATCGGGGGTGAATTTTCAGCTTCAGGACACCTGTGCCGGGCTGAGACAGTCCCTTCATGCTTCCCTGCTGGTGGTGACTCTCAACCCTGAGCAATGCCACCCGTCATCCCGAAGAAGGAGGGAAGCCATCGCTGCCCCTGAGGCTTCTTGCAAGAGCCTCTGCCATCGTCACCAGCTGTTCGTCAACTTCCGGGACTTAGGTTGGCACAAGTGGATTATTGCTCCCAAAGGGTTCATGGCAAACTATTGCCATGGAGATTGTCCTTTCTCGCTGACCACCTCCCTCAACAGTTCCAATTATGCTTTCATGCAAGCACTGATGCACGCAGTTGACCCAGAGATCCCCCAGGCTGTCTGTATCCCCACCAAGCTGTCCCCCATTTCCATGCTCTATCAGGACAATGATGACAATGTCATTTTACGACATTATGAAGACATGGTGGTGGACGAATGTGGATGTGGGTAG